One genomic segment of Microcella indica includes these proteins:
- a CDS encoding glycyl-tRNA synthetase produces MDARALVVAHGGALDRRRLVELGATDHDLRVALKQGGLNRPRRGWHSSWAEDDPRFRAMRVGGRLTGLSAIAALGGWVLGTHPLHVAVPTNAARLRSQWRREVPWADARPDGVVVHWVAASHDRGESTGVVPLLEALELVCRVEPLEEALAVIDWALTSGRIDRIDGAVLAERLGPLSALVELADERCESLPESLARTRLRAAGLQVTSQVHWRGGLERIDLVVEGVVALEVDGEEFHLHTFEKDRWRDLELTDAGYHALRPSARQVFGQWPVVQAAVERALQARGIHVHLHNSGVEALQHPATRRWAAQHAAPPVPDS; encoded by the coding sequence ATGGATGCCCGAGCTCTCGTCGTCGCGCACGGCGGCGCACTCGACCGGCGTCGGTTGGTCGAGCTGGGCGCGACGGATCACGATCTGCGCGTTGCGCTGAAGCAAGGCGGGCTCAACCGGCCTCGGCGCGGCTGGCACTCGAGCTGGGCCGAAGACGACCCGCGGTTCCGGGCGATGCGCGTGGGCGGGCGGCTCACCGGACTGAGCGCGATCGCCGCACTGGGCGGCTGGGTGCTCGGCACGCATCCGCTCCACGTCGCGGTGCCGACCAACGCGGCGCGATTGCGCAGTCAGTGGCGGCGTGAGGTTCCCTGGGCGGATGCCCGGCCCGACGGCGTCGTCGTGCACTGGGTCGCGGCATCCCACGATCGGGGTGAGTCGACCGGTGTCGTGCCGCTCCTCGAGGCGCTCGAACTCGTGTGCAGGGTCGAGCCGCTCGAGGAGGCATTAGCGGTGATCGACTGGGCGCTCACCTCGGGCCGGATCGACCGCATTGATGGTGCCGTGCTGGCCGAACGGCTGGGGCCGCTCAGCGCGCTCGTGGAGCTCGCTGACGAGCGCTGCGAGTCATTGCCCGAGAGTCTCGCCCGCACTCGATTGCGCGCCGCGGGACTGCAGGTGACCTCGCAGGTGCACTGGAGGGGAGGGCTTGAGCGCATCGACCTGGTGGTCGAGGGAGTCGTCGCGCTCGAGGTCGATGGCGAGGAGTTTCACCTGCACACGTTCGAGAAAGACCGGTGGCGCGACCTCGAACTGACCGATGCGGGGTACCACGCGCTGCGTCCGAGCGCCCGGCAGGTGTTCGGCCAGTGGCCCGTGGTGCAGGCTGCGGTGGAGCGCGCGCTGCAGGCGCGCGGCATCCATGTGCATCTCCACAATTCAGGAGTCGAGGCCCTCCAGCACCCCGCGACACGCCGGTGGGCGGCCCAGCACGCCGCTCCACCTGTACCCGACTCCTGA
- a CDS encoding DsbA family oxidoreductase, translated as MSEPLSVQIWSDVQCPWCYIGKRKFEAALAELAADPEAPQVEVVYRSFELAPDTPVDFEGTPVDYLSQRKGIAPEQAHAMIDRVTGIAESVGLEYRYDDIHQTNTVLAHELLHFAKAHGKQLELKERLLRAYFTEGRHIGRANDLAELAAEVGLDHDEAQAALTEHTYLADVKADMAQAVAYGIQGVPFFVIDDRYGISGAQETAHFVAALKQAAAERTEAPA; from the coding sequence ATGAGCGAGCCGCTGAGTGTGCAGATATGGTCGGACGTGCAGTGCCCCTGGTGCTACATCGGCAAGCGCAAGTTCGAGGCCGCGCTGGCCGAGCTCGCGGCCGACCCCGAGGCCCCGCAGGTCGAGGTCGTGTACCGCTCCTTCGAGCTCGCACCCGACACGCCCGTCGACTTCGAGGGGACCCCCGTCGACTACCTCAGCCAGCGCAAGGGCATCGCCCCCGAGCAGGCGCACGCGATGATCGACCGCGTCACGGGCATCGCCGAGTCGGTCGGGCTCGAGTACCGCTACGACGACATCCACCAGACCAACACGGTGCTCGCGCACGAGCTGCTGCACTTCGCGAAGGCGCACGGCAAGCAGCTCGAGCTCAAGGAGCGCCTGCTGCGCGCCTACTTCACCGAAGGTCGTCACATCGGCCGCGCTAATGACCTCGCCGAGCTCGCCGCCGAGGTGGGGCTCGACCACGACGAGGCGCAGGCCGCACTCACCGAGCACACCTATCTGGCCGACGTGAAGGCCGACATGGCGCAGGCGGTGGCGTACGGCATCCAGGGCGTGCCGTTCTTTGTGATCGATGACCGATACGGCATATCGGGAGCCCAGGAGACCGCCCATTTCGTCGCCGCCCTGAAGCAGGCGGCGGCGGAGCGCACCGAGGCGCCAGCATGA
- a CDS encoding aminoacyl-tRNA deacylase: MTDAAAGRDRVAADAAARGLDIEFVERMRARSLEEAAELLGIAPSSIVKTLVVARSDGNFLFALVPGDRQLAWPKLRALVGVNKLRLPDAAEALAATGFERGTITPLGSTTAWPVYADVSLQGRRVSLGAGSHGASLFVAADELLTSMSATVADITEPLPAL; the protein is encoded by the coding sequence ATGACCGATGCAGCAGCCGGCCGCGACAGGGTCGCCGCTGACGCCGCCGCGCGCGGACTCGACATCGAGTTCGTCGAGAGGATGCGCGCCCGCTCGCTCGAGGAGGCCGCCGAGCTGCTCGGCATCGCCCCGTCGTCGATCGTCAAGACGCTCGTCGTCGCGCGCAGCGACGGCAACTTCCTCTTCGCGCTCGTGCCCGGCGACCGGCAGCTCGCGTGGCCCAAGCTGCGGGCCCTCGTCGGGGTCAACAAGCTGCGGCTGCCCGACGCCGCGGAGGCGCTCGCGGCCACCGGGTTCGAGCGCGGCACCATCACGCCGCTGGGCTCGACGACCGCGTGGCCCGTCTATGCCGACGTGTCGCTGCAAGGTCGGCGGGTGTCGCTCGGCGCGGGGTCGCACGGCGCGTCGCTCTTCGTCGCGGCGGATGAGCTGCTCACCTCGATGTCGGCGACCGTCGCCGACATCACCGAGCCGCTGCCGGCGCTGTAG
- a CDS encoding Gfo/Idh/MocA family protein, which yields MSNGAPIRTGIIGFGLAGRVFHAPFLATNPAFTIAAIATSSEERAAQATAAHPGAQIMSTDALLALASAGDLDLVVLASPPHVHREQAITALEGGAAVVIDKPFAPSVADAEAIIAAADAAQRPLTVFQNRRWDGDYLTVARLLERGALGTVHRFVSTFERFGAPKRDQWQGQITPAQGGGILFDLGSHLVDQALTLFGPATLEVAELRAVREGLGSEDDAFLSLRHESGVRSHLTMSRVAAQSGPRFRVLGDESGYSVYGLDGQEPALKVGRWPGSEGYGETPSAQWGLLGVDNGEQPLVPVPTEAGAYPRFYEQVAASILDGASVPVDPRSALETVRIIEQAHAQSAS from the coding sequence ATGAGCAACGGCGCACCGATCAGAACCGGCATCATCGGCTTCGGACTCGCGGGTCGAGTCTTTCACGCCCCTTTCCTCGCGACGAATCCCGCGTTCACGATCGCGGCGATCGCGACGAGCAGCGAGGAGAGGGCCGCGCAGGCTACCGCGGCTCACCCGGGTGCGCAGATCATGTCGACGGATGCCCTGCTCGCGCTCGCATCGGCCGGCGACCTCGACCTCGTGGTGCTGGCCTCCCCTCCGCACGTGCATCGCGAGCAGGCGATCACCGCGCTCGAGGGCGGGGCCGCGGTCGTCATCGACAAGCCGTTCGCGCCGAGTGTCGCCGACGCCGAGGCGATCATCGCCGCGGCCGACGCCGCGCAACGCCCTCTCACGGTCTTCCAGAACCGACGCTGGGACGGCGACTACCTCACGGTCGCACGCCTGCTGGAGCGCGGCGCCCTCGGCACGGTGCACCGCTTCGTGTCGACGTTCGAGCGCTTCGGGGCTCCGAAGCGCGACCAGTGGCAGGGGCAGATCACGCCAGCGCAGGGCGGCGGCATCCTCTTCGACCTCGGCAGCCATCTCGTCGATCAGGCGCTCACGCTGTTCGGTCCGGCGACGCTCGAGGTCGCCGAGCTGCGTGCCGTGCGCGAGGGGCTCGGCAGCGAGGACGACGCGTTCCTCTCGCTGCGGCACGAGAGCGGCGTGCGCAGCCACCTCACGATGAGCCGGGTGGCGGCGCAGAGCGGCCCGCGGTTCCGCGTGCTGGGCGACGAGAGCGGGTACAGCGTGTACGGCCTCGACGGGCAGGAGCCGGCACTCAAGGTTGGCCGCTGGCCGGGCAGCGAGGGATACGGCGAGACGCCCTCGGCCCAGTGGGGCCTGCTCGGCGTCGACAACGGCGAGCAGCCGCTTGTGCCGGTTCCGACGGAGGCGGGCGCCTACCCGCGGTTCTACGAGCAGGTCGCGGCGAGCATCCTCGACGGCGCCTCGGTGCCCGTCGACCCGCGCAGCGCCCTCGAGACCGTGCGCATCATCGAGCAGGCGCACGCGCAGAGCGCCTCCTGA
- the dusB gene encoding tRNA dihydrouridine synthase DusB: protein MSLPSTPSAPAVTLPAPAAPALSIGPIPLSVPVVLAPMAGITNTAFRRLCREYGAGLYVSEMITSRALVERTPESMRLITHHESETPRSIQLYSVDPATAAEATRFLVGEGLTDHIDMNFGCPVPKVTRKGGGAALPWKLELFRSIVEATVRAAGPIPVTVKMRKGIDADHLTYLEAAKAAEGAGVAAVALHARTAADFYSGNADWDAIGTLKETISSVPVLGNGDIWSAEDALRMVEQSGCDGIVVGRGCLGRPWLFGDLAAAFRARADSENESERHVRIQPNLGEVADAFRRHAELLVEFFDDEVKACRDIRKHVAWYFKGYPVGGELRARLAAVESLQHMDDLLGELDRDVPYPGAEAEGPRGRAGSPKRPALPENWLADRELTDAHRAAISAAELHHSGG from the coding sequence ATGTCTCTTCCGTCCACTCCCTCTGCGCCTGCCGTGACGCTCCCTGCGCCCGCAGCGCCCGCACTCAGTATCGGCCCGATCCCGCTGAGCGTGCCGGTCGTGCTCGCGCCGATGGCCGGCATCACGAACACGGCGTTCCGCCGCCTGTGCCGCGAGTACGGGGCCGGCCTGTACGTGAGCGAGATGATCACGAGTCGGGCGCTCGTCGAGCGCACGCCCGAGAGCATGCGCCTGATCACGCATCACGAGTCAGAGACCCCGCGCAGCATCCAGCTCTACAGCGTCGACCCGGCGACGGCGGCCGAGGCGACGCGGTTCCTCGTCGGCGAGGGGCTCACCGACCACATCGACATGAATTTCGGATGCCCCGTGCCGAAGGTCACGCGCAAGGGCGGCGGTGCTGCCCTGCCGTGGAAGCTCGAGCTGTTCCGCTCGATCGTGGAGGCGACCGTGCGAGCGGCCGGGCCGATCCCGGTGACGGTGAAGATGCGCAAGGGCATCGACGCCGACCACCTCACCTACCTGGAGGCGGCCAAGGCCGCCGAGGGTGCGGGTGTCGCGGCGGTCGCCCTGCACGCGCGCACGGCCGCCGACTTCTACAGCGGCAACGCCGACTGGGACGCGATCGGGACGCTCAAGGAGACGATCAGCTCCGTGCCGGTCTTGGGCAACGGCGACATTTGGTCAGCCGAGGATGCCCTGCGCATGGTCGAGCAGTCGGGCTGCGACGGCATCGTGGTCGGGCGCGGGTGTCTGGGCCGGCCGTGGTTGTTCGGCGACCTCGCGGCGGCGTTCCGCGCTCGCGCGGACAGTGAGAACGAGTCAGAGCGCCACGTCCGCATCCAACCGAATCTCGGCGAGGTCGCCGACGCGTTCCGCCGCCACGCCGAGCTGCTCGTCGAGTTCTTCGACGACGAGGTGAAGGCGTGCCGCGACATCCGCAAGCACGTCGCCTGGTACTTCAAGGGGTACCCCGTGGGCGGTGAGCTGCGCGCACGCCTGGCGGCCGTCGAGAGTCTGCAGCACATGGACGACCTGCTGGGCGAGCTCGACCGTGACGTTCCCTACCCGGGCGCAGAGGCTGAGGGGCCGCGCGGCCGTGCGGGCTCGCCGAAGAGGCCTGCACTGCCCGAGAACTGGCTCGCCGACCGCGAGCTGACCGACGCCCACCGGGCCGCGATCTCCGCCGCCGAGTTGCACCACAGCGGCGGCTGA
- a CDS encoding deoxyguanosinetriphosphate triphosphohydrolase produces MDGVTSPDSRYSEHDAARRHPEQHTTNRGHFARDRARVLHSSALRRLSAKTQVLSPTAGVDFARNRLTHSLEVAQVGRELAVALGLDPDVVDTACLSHDLGHPPFGHNGEGALNAWAADIGGFEGNAQTLRLLSKLEPKVMGADGASYGLNLTRASLDAACKYPWPLALGVDDPGGRRKFGVYADDVPAFEWMREGAPDRVPSIEAQVMDLSDDIAYSVHDFEDAIVGGVVDAGILASRDHHEDLVRGVLRWMGDELTEDEVRAAFERLQGIETWVTEWSGTRANLARLKNLTSRLIGRFAHEAVHATRAAHPQASLARYSAAVVVPVETRAEIGVLKGVVGTLVMAHDERQPLYAHQRRLLTELADAVWAAGPQALRRIFRADFEEAADDTARRRVVVDQIASLTDQSATTWHERWVEGRGLV; encoded by the coding sequence GTGGACGGTGTGACCAGCCCCGATTCTCGGTACTCCGAGCACGACGCCGCGCGGCGTCACCCCGAGCAGCACACGACGAATCGCGGCCATTTCGCGCGGGATCGCGCTCGCGTGCTGCACTCGAGCGCCCTGCGCCGCCTGTCGGCGAAGACGCAGGTGCTGAGCCCGACGGCGGGGGTCGACTTCGCGCGCAACCGCCTGACGCACTCACTCGAGGTGGCCCAGGTTGGTCGCGAGCTCGCGGTCGCACTCGGACTCGACCCGGACGTCGTCGACACCGCCTGCCTCTCGCACGACCTCGGGCACCCGCCGTTCGGGCACAACGGCGAGGGCGCCCTCAACGCCTGGGCTGCCGACATCGGCGGTTTCGAGGGCAACGCCCAGACTCTGCGGTTGCTGAGCAAGCTCGAGCCGAAGGTCATGGGCGCGGACGGCGCGAGCTACGGCCTCAACCTGACCCGCGCGAGCCTCGACGCCGCGTGCAAGTATCCGTGGCCGCTGGCCTTGGGCGTCGACGACCCGGGCGGCCGCCGCAAGTTCGGCGTGTACGCCGACGACGTGCCCGCTTTCGAGTGGATGCGCGAGGGAGCGCCCGACCGCGTGCCCAGCATCGAGGCTCAGGTCATGGACCTCAGTGACGACATCGCCTACTCGGTGCACGACTTCGAGGACGCGATCGTGGGCGGCGTCGTCGACGCGGGCATTCTCGCGAGCCGCGACCATCACGAAGATCTCGTGCGCGGCGTGCTGCGCTGGATGGGCGATGAGCTCACCGAGGACGAGGTGCGAGCAGCCTTCGAGAGGCTGCAGGGCATCGAGACGTGGGTCACCGAATGGTCGGGCACGCGCGCGAACCTCGCGAGGCTCAAGAACCTCACGAGCCGCCTCATCGGGCGTTTCGCCCACGAGGCCGTGCACGCCACCCGTGCCGCGCATCCGCAGGCCTCGCTCGCCCGCTACTCGGCGGCGGTCGTCGTGCCCGTGGAGACGCGGGCCGAGATCGGCGTGCTCAAGGGCGTCGTCGGCACTCTCGTCATGGCGCACGACGAGCGGCAGCCGCTGTACGCGCACCAGCGACGGCTGCTCACCGAGCTCGCTGACGCGGTGTGGGCCGCGGGACCCCAGGCGCTGCGCCGCATCTTCCGCGCCGACTTCGAGGAGGCGGCGGACGACACGGCTCGGCGCCGCGTCGTCGTCGATCAGATCGCCTCTCTCACCGACCAGTCGGCGACGACCTGGCACGAACGCTGGGTGGAGGGGCGCGGCCTCGTCTGA